In Anthonomus grandis grandis chromosome 16, icAntGran1.3, whole genome shotgun sequence, a single window of DNA contains:
- the LOC126745527 gene encoding protein outspread — translation MSQCKKFAPNIFHKSKCSNCFRQREEHSAEALECNRASRSIARSGYLFVAPDWDFSVPLNRTKRWQRRWFVLYDDGELNYSVDEHPDTIPQGSVDMSKVLEVTGAEQVTGHPHSLALTSPDRVTFVKAASREDARWWAELLAVFPRRHKRNATFPGGRASPSLPQLGRSASPQPPRPRHLSVTGPSPRTNFETPPLKEERESPPKENERGVIKSDSEVGSETRGVTEVDGGRWPPRPGWLPDRTPGVAIENATPLIRKDYVVSSGSPPTRDKLRCDDKARARRDWRNERLRDIATALTDRSPESSLALPAEGLLHLKKGWLWMKTQENDWVRRWIVLCGPTLNVYHDQDEHGVPDLSIELSTVTNYTEVPTDSKYGFEIKWGGPALTLSAVTQGIRSNWMQALKKAAPMPAESPITPNTPKSSLFSSDEEYKTASEGGRRESGDWSELPPSPPLNRPPLRVKDRSRLRPRLPRCQSRQSTLDSTSTDELDCAKDPNDGGVDLFPVVNNNELIADLQKQLARSAQEVNNLEEEIARLKKLQNDAAIREKKTKEMLANLEKAELELNQRNSQMEIKFLKEQKSLQRRLAESEESSRTFEEKYELLLRELQAKQQILSNLQEELENSNERLERSRQENNRVLKKLQELESRCNFKNNNIYMDSLTDLTNVDLEVDIDELGTNELKEYCLDLKCRFEKAVIEIRAIKRALRSSEENCDRLEIANHSLKQSIQALKQEHQAEVNLLVTRLDHLTSKLTTVEKQLRIKAKTEAKDKRRSLSLKGKESFSINKEVEDKVTELEAKILNLEKGRPKRRIKRDRSNERTSPIDDKSLRRLRRKSLDSATSSEPMKLLMRLSSLETKVTSVNASNESLNLVASSSVSDLTKLIEESGSLDTMLMSARAKVLECLHSVNLLKGKRSSLSADRLLFLENTLNELNQILSKGDSNSSILSSAETTVINTSAENVVKQLQDVLLEKLTNLAEKKRLLLESGKLDIGARIHILAEKVAYENILISRIQEALNSPVTGEAICKRLIDKEAKETAYLIIALQNKLNGTSVKQPPICRTSAEYLSKILAKCLIAVNQGFKMCKNFVKNNGPSLHILCEEQQKLEVLLDVYKATKMPQLAEALANETYNMSTDQNCRIKSLSEDAVEEFNKTAQEIVNAELIQSEINHVLHRAAQIYQSNLDTDHAFFFSFFAAERAALELWSDSVGDCLYDEINKSISELTELYKNNINKLRRQNWRRKVESERSNRAASVLLHEFADIVAHKALIEARINVLSGKCNISQDLTCNNEGSGLSNWLENEKYWMRLENQPLVQADERLEMEFGCMLDRFSKECLEVLRQPELEQVMSHLEEFESKIEDMQRILKLPKEEGRTSTTGSWSDVCQKCKKLRYSLENVREMIGRSGGSLNRSESNLDQRPAYLGTEYLTQVENLRAAYRCALASCKERHQESDIEQLQQLCEKVLSSMEQWHRRTIQELREAHAEEVEMLKQEKEQALAEETQATLAALDAMRKAHVAEVQREVARFKQEFARQQRDEILDLSERLSVKSLEAAALEEQLGSATRQLAHAQQHILQLERNPQLSPMQN, via the exons AGATGGCAGCGACGTTGGTTTGTACTGTACGACGATGGAGAACTGAACTATTCGGTGGACGAGCAT CCCGACACCATTCCTCAGGGATCAGTGGATATGTCGAAAGTATTGGAAGTTACTGGAGCCGAACAA gttaCTGGCCACCCTCACTCATTAGCCCTCACGAGTCCAGACCGAGTAACATTCGTAAAAGCAGCGAGCCGAGAAGATGCCAGATGGTGGGCAGAACTTCTGGCTGTCTTCCCTCGAAGACATAAACGTAACGCCACCTTCCCAGGGGGTAGAGCTTCACCTAGCTTACCGCAATTGGGAAGGAGCGCTAGCCCACAACCACCTAGACCTCG ACACTTAAGTGTAACAGGACCTTCACCGCGAACAAACTTCGAAACTCCTCCACTAAAAGAGGAAAGGGAATCACCACCGAAGGAAAACGAGAGGGGCGTGATAAAAAGTGACTCAGAAGTGGGATCAGAGACGAGGGGCGTGACTGAGGTTGATGGTGGAAGATGGCCACCTCGACCTGGTTGGTTGCCCGACAGGACGCCGGGCGTGGCCATTGAAAATGCCACGCCCTTGATCAGAAAAg attaTGTAGTCAGTTCGGGATCACCACCAACCAGAGATAAGCTACGGTGTGACGATAAGGCAAGAGCCCGACGTGATTGGCGTAATGAACGTTTGCGCGATATAGCTACAGCTCTTACAGATAGATCTCCGGAGAGTAGCTTAGCGCTGCCAGCGGAGGGACTATTACATttgaaaaaa GGCTGGCTTTGGATGAAAACCCAAGAAAACGACTGGGTCCGACGCTGGATAGTGCTCTGTGGACCAACGCTCAATGTCTACCACGACCAAGACGAACATGGTGTACCAGATCTATCAATCGAACTCTCCACAGTCACCAACTATACCGAAGTACCCACCGATTCCAAATATGGTTTCGAAATTAAATGGGGTGGACCTGCACTTACATTAAGCGCCGTAACTCAAGGAATTAG ATCGAACTGGATGCAAGCACTTAAGAAAGCAGCTCCCATGCCTGCAGAGAGTCCGATTACACCAAATACACCAAAATCCTCATTATTTTCTAGTGATGAGGAGTACAAGACCGCTTCGGAGGGAGGAAGGCGAGAGTCCGGAGACTGGAGTGAACTACCACCTTCTCCGCCCCTCAACAG GCCCCCTCTTAGAGTAAAAGATCGATCCAGGTTACGTCCAAGACTTCCCCGATGCCAGTCCAGACAATCGACCCTTGATAGCACATCCACAGATGAATTAGACTGCGCCAAAGACCCCAATGATGGGGGTGTCGACTTATTTCCAGTGGTCAATAATAACGAACTAATTGCTGACTTGCAAAAACAATTAGCAAGATCCGCCCAGGAGGTGAACAACTTGGAGGAAGAAATTGCAAG attgaaaaaacttcaaaacgATGCCGCTATACGCGAAAAAAAGACGAAAGAGATGCTGGCTAATTTGGAAAAAGCGGAACTAGAATTAAATCAACGTAACTcccaaatggaaataaaattcCTCAAAGAGCAAAAGTCTCTGCAACGCCGCCTGGCTGAATCAGAAGAGAGCTCAAGAACGTTCGAGGAAAAGTACGAACTCCTTCTCAGGGAACTGCAAGCCAAGCAACAAATCTTATCTAACTTACAAGAAGAACTTGAAAACTCCAACGAACGTCTCGAACGAAGCAGACAAGAAAACAATAGGGTCCTTAAAAAGCTACAAGAGCTAGAGTCACGGTGCaactttaaaaacaataatatttatatggaCTCACTCACGGACCTTACCAATGTTGACCTGGAGGTGGATATAGATGAACTAGGCACGAACGAGCTAAAAGAATATTGCCTAGATCTGAAATGCCGCTTCGAAAAAGCCGTTATTGAGATCCGCGCTATAAAAAGGGCCCTACGTAGCTCAGAAGAAAACTGTGATAGGTTGGAGATCGCCAACCACAGCCTGAAACAAAGCATCCAGGCGCTGAAGCAAGAACATCAAGCTGAAGTTAACTTACTAGTCACCAGGTTGGATCATTTGACTTCAAAACTGACAACAGTGGAGAAACAGTTAAGGATCAAAGCGAAAACTGAAGCAAAAGATAAAAGAAGATCCCTATCTTTGAAAGGTAAGGAGAGCTTTTCGATCAATAAGGAGGTTGAAGATAAAGTTACCGAACTAGAggcgaaaattttaaatttggaaaaaggcAGGCCTAAGAGAAGGATTAAACGCGATAGGAGCAACGAGAGGACTTCGCCCATAGACGACAAATCATTACGCAGACTTAGGAGGAAGAGCTTGGACAGCGCCACCAGCTCTGAACCAATGAAACTACTTATGAGACTGAGTTCTTTAGAAACCAAGGTTACCAGCGTGAACGCTTCGAACGAGAGTTTAAACCTAGTTGCTAGCAGCAGCGTATCGGACTTAACAAAACTAATCGAAGAAAGTGGAAGCTTAGACACCATGCTTATGTCGGCCAGAGCAAAGGTTCTAGAGTGCCTTCATTCAGTAAATCTACTTAAAGGTAAACGATCATCTTTAAGCGCCGATCGGTTACTTTTCTTAGAAAACACTTTAAACGAACTCAACCAAATCTTAAGTAAAGGCGATAGCAATAGCAGTATCTTGAGTTCCGCGGAAACCACCGTAATCAATACTTCAGCTGAGAATGTTGTAAAGCAGCTTCAAGACGTTTTATTGGAAAAGTTAACTAATCTGGCAGAGAAGAAAAGACTACTCCTGGAAAGTGGCAAATTAGACATTGGAGCTAGGATACATATCCTAGCAGAAAAGGTGgcttatgaaaatatcttaataagtAGAATCCAAGAGGCTCTAAACTCCCCTGTAACTGGAGAAGCTATTTGCAAAAGACTGATTGATAAAGAAGCTAAAGAAACTGCTTATTTAATAATCGCCTTGCAAAATAAACTTAACGGCACCAGCGTTAAACAGCCTCCTATATGCAGGACCAGCGCAGAGTATCTCAGTAAAATATTGGCAAAATGTCTTATAGCTGTCAACCAGGGCTTTAAGATgtgtaaaaattttgttaaaaataacggaCCCTCACTACATATTTTATGTGAGGAACAACAAAAGCTGGAGGTGTTACTCGACGTCTATAAAGCAACTAAAATGCCGCAACTAGCTGAAGCTTTAGCAAACGAGACTTATAACATGTCCACGGATCAAAATTGTCGAATAAAGTCCTTAAGTGAAGATGCTGTCGAAGAATTCAATAAAACCGCTCAGGAAATTGTAAATGCTGAGCTGATTCAATCTGAAATCAATCACGTCCTGCATAGAGCCGCGCAGATATACCAATCTAACTTAGATACAGATCATGCGTTCTTTTTCAGTTTCTTTGCAGCCGAACGGGCTGCTTTGGAGCTGTGGTCTGACTCTGTAGGGGACTGTCTTTACGATGAAATCAACAAAAGCATATCGGAACTCACGGaactttataaaaacaacattaaCAAACTGCGGAGGCAAAACTGGAGACGAAAAGTTGAATCGGAGCGTTCCAATCGGGCAGCCTCGGTTCTGCTACATGAATTTGCGGACATTGTGGCTCATAAGGCTCTGATTGAGGCACGAATCAATGTGCTTAGCGGAAAATGTAACATTTCCCAAGATTTAACGTGTAATAATGAGGGAAGTGGTTTATCCAACTGGCTGGAAAACGAGAAATACTGGATGAGGCTGGAGAATCAACCTTTGGTGCAAGCGGATGAGCGGTTGGAGATGGAATTCGGCTGCATGTTGGATAGGTTTAGTAAGGAGTGTTTGGAGGTGCTTAGGCAACCTGAGTTGGAACAG GTTATGTCCCATTTGGAAGAGTTTGAGTCAAAGATTGAAGATATGCAGCGGATATTGAAATTACCAAAAGAGGAGGGACGGACCTCGACCACTGGGAGTTGGAGCGATGTGTGCCAGAAATGTAAAAAGTTAAGATATAGTTTAGAGAATGTTAGGGAGATGATTGGAAGGAGTGGAGGATCTCTGAATAG ATCCGAAAGCAATTTAGACCAAAGACCAGCATATTTAGGTACCGAGTACCTCACGCAAGTGGAGAACTTGAGGGCCGCCTATAGATGCGCATTAGCCTCGTGTAAAGAGCGACACCAGGAATCGGATATCGAACAGCTTCAACAGCTTTGTGAAAAGGTGCTTAGCAGTATGGAACAATGGCATAGAAG AACGATACAAGAATTAAGAGAGGCTCATGCAGAAGAAGTCGAAATGTTAAAGCAAGAGAAGGAACAGGCGCTGGCCGAAGAGACGCAAGCCACTTTGGCCGCATTGGACGCTATGAGGAAAGCTCATGTAGCTGAG